Proteins from a single region of Antechinus flavipes isolate AdamAnt ecotype Samford, QLD, Australia chromosome 2, AdamAnt_v2, whole genome shotgun sequence:
- the LOC127546788 gene encoding olfactory receptor 1B1-like, producing the protein MACASNASHTPVFLLVELWRGGPPKSLLFLLFLTIYMGAMVGNLTLVLLISRDSHLSTPMYYLLRGLSVVDTGLATVTLPQLLAHLVSVQPTIPAVRCLIQFFFFYVFGVTDTLVVAVMALDRYVAICDPLHYPIIMNQQVCARLLASCWSVSFIHSLLHAGLLLPLQWIVDNEGAVYLPHFFCDHRPLLRTSCSDTQTNELAIFLEGGLLMLGPCALILLSYARIATTILRLPSAAGRRRAFSTCGSHLTMVTFLYGTIIWVYFQPPSQNSQEQDMAAAVMYTAITPLANPFVYSLRNKDVKGALHRLLVPSQVTP; encoded by the coding sequence ATGGCTTGTGCCTCTAATGCCTCCCACACACCAGTATTCCTTCTAGTGGAGCTGTGGAGAGGTGGTCCTCCCAAAAGCCTTCTTTTCCTGCTATTTTTGACTATTTACATGGGTGCTATGGTGGGTAACTTAACACTAGTTCTTCTTATTTCTAGAGACTCACATCTCAGTACACCCATGTACTATCTGCTACGTGGCCTTTCTGTGGTTGATACAGGGCTAGCCACGGTTACTTTGCCCCAGTTGCTAGCCCACCTGGTTTCTGTCCAACCAACCATCCCTGCTGTTCGTTGCctaatccaatttttcttcttctatgtaTTTGGTGTTACAGACACATTGGTGGTGGCTGTCATGGCCCTGGACCGTTATGTGGCCATCTGTGACCCATTGCATTATCCAATTATAATGAATCAACAAGTCTGTGCCCGTCTACTAGCTTCTTGTTGGTCTGTATCTTTCATTCACTCTCTCCTGCATGCAGGACTACTATTGCCTCTCCAATGGATTGTTGACAATGAGGGTGCTGTCTACCTCCCTCATTTTTTTTGTGATCACAGGCCCCTACTGAGGACATCCTGTTCTGACACTCAAACCAATGAGTTAGCCATCTTTCTGGAGGGTGGATTGCTCATGCTGGGACCCTGTGCTCTCATTCTACTCTCCTACGCTCGCATTGCAACTACCATCTTGCGGCTGCCCTCAGCTGCTGGCCGAAGGAGGGCTTTCTCTACTTGTGGTTCCCATCTCACCATGGTCACCTTCCTCTATGGGACCATCATTTGGGTCTACTTCCAGCCTCCTTCCCAGAACTCTCAGGAGCAGGATATGGCAGCTGCTGTGATGTATACAGCCATTACCCCTCTTGCTAACCCCTTTGTCTATAGCCTCCGCAATAAGGATGTTAAGGGTGCCCTTCACAGACTTCTTGTTCCCAGTCAAGTAACCCCTTGA